From the Erpetoichthys calabaricus chromosome 12, fErpCal1.3, whole genome shotgun sequence genome, the window GTTGTGCTGTATGTGGCATCATTCAGATTTGTCAGTACTGGCCATGTCCTGCTGGCCTCAGATATTTTACTGTCCTCTGTGCTGTGAAATCAAAAAATGGCAGCTGCTCGGCTTAGATGTTCCATAATGATGTAGCAGCAGTGATATCACTTTTGACTAACTGTCACGGACACAAATTGTCATCATTAATGTCATTCTCAGATTCTTTTCTAAAGTAAGGAGATCTTGTCCCAAGTTACATATGTTAGATACAGTAAACATCTGttgtgataaaggcactatatagcacccgacccggcacagactgacgcagaggcacatgtaaattcacacaggcttttattttctcttcagccgtggggcacgtcttccccgtgtcccacaggcccaacacagtcccaaagcacttaaacAGACAAACCAGTCCTTCCcctggcaccaccaccactcctcccaggcaacctcgattctggctcctgaatggtggatgctggccctttttatagcccacccggaagtgctccaggtgcttgatcacctgtggctaattgcacttccgggcggggctgtagagatgtccaggtgggctccattgatccctgcagcaccccctatcggccatcccagatccccacagggttgtggagaactccatctcccatgaaaccctgcggaaaactgaggcaccatcatcagccagggaggctgccatcaagcgtcccaggggaggtagtgaggagcccatggctgctcccccggaccatatacagcaggggcgtcttggccgggcatgggacccggccgcccattACACTGTTTAGCTGGATCTGTTCTCTGGTGTTTGGCCTAATTGGAAGATTTCTTGTTGAAGCCCATCTCACTTTGCACGTTGAGTACGTGTTGGGTAGATAAAGTTTGTATTTCAGTCCTGACACACAAGTTGATTTGTCAAATCACACACATCCAGGGAATCTGAGCCAGCAGATATGCAGCTCcaaaaaatggaaggatgaagGAATTCTGCTCAGGGGTCTCTCTACAGATGTTCCATGGTCAGGATATGTAGACGAGGAGAGAGAGGTTTAGGCCAAGAAACAGACTTGTTAGTCCTGAAACAGAATGCCTTGTTATGAGGAGGTGCTGGTAAGAAACACCCATCCACATTCCTTCCTTCATTACATCTGCGCCAAAGAGGTGTAACTCCATCAGAACTCTCTCAGAAGGACAAactaagggtgtaatttcctgaataaaatatggtccaaaaaagaCCTAAAATGAGTGTTTTGTGGGGTCTAGAGGACCAAACATAGGATTAGACCCCAAAAAAGCTTGACTTCTTACACAAGACATCAAGACAAGTCCAACGGTTTATCATATGTGAGATGCCAGACCAAAAATGGAAGTGACTTCAAAGAGTTCAGAAGTCATACTTATGAACACAAATGTCACAACAGTGCAGATGATTATTGACTAATCAAACGAGTAAGGAGTGGACATGGGGAGGACAGAATAATGGCCAGGATTCAGCCTCCTTCAAACTTATCTCCTTTGTTTGTCTCCACACAGAGTCAGCTGGAGAGCACAacaaaagaagtgaaaaagagactCCAGGACAAAATAAAGAGAGTGGAGAAACTGAAGGAGACTTCAGCGAGGATCAAGGTGAGTCAATGCATTTAGGAACATACAGAATTCTTGGTGTCCAAAATGGCCAAGGACTAGCAAAGTTGGAAAGGTGTTGTCCAAGGATTTTATGATGTGGCTTTTGGGGGATACTTCAGTAGGTGAGAAGAAGGCACTGCCATGAACTGTCCACTCCACCTTCTGTATTTGTGCCGTCAGGACTCTCCTCTCTCACGGCCGTCTACTTTGTCCTTATTTCAAGTCCCTTGTCTGCTAATATGTCTTGTTTAATGTCTTCTCTGAAATGTTTCTTGTCTTGTTGTTCAGATTTCTGCAGAAGAAGAGGTGCAGGAGCACCAGAAAACCTTCAAGTCTGCAATTCAGTTCATCGAGAGACTGAAGTTAATTGTGATCGACATGATCAGAGATCAAAAGCGGAAGAAATTGCGAAAGGATGAAGAGCTCATTAAGAGGCTGGAGAAGGAGATCAGAGAGCTGAAGAAGAGAGACACTGAGCTGGCCGAACTTTCACAGACAGACAACCACATCCACTTCTTAAAGGTGAGAGGGACGATCTAAAGGACACTGGCAGGACTTTTGACACACGTGTCTTTGACTATCACGTTCTCCATCTCTCTTCCTTCCTTTTTTAGAAACTTCCATCTCTCAGTCTCCCTCCTGAAGACGACAGCTCACCTGAGGTTGCTGGTAATGGAGACTTCCTTCCTGACTCTAAGAGGAAGAAGCTTACTGTTCTGAAGGAAAGACTGGAGGAGATCGGCAGCCTGGGGTTTGTGAAGACCAGTAAGACCGGTGGGTTGCGTGTCTTCAGGTGAAGGTTTTTTCCTAATCACATGTGCTGGTGGCTCACATTCTCTTTTGCTGTTCCTCTCTTTTAGGGGCTGTTGTTTCAGGAGATGTCCTGAAGAACCTGAGGAGTAGaagcaactttttaaaatgtaagtgtTCTTCTACTATTGAGTCTGAATATTCTACTTAATAACGACACATTGAGTGGAGGCCAGCGGGACCACAGGGTCTTTTATAATCTGATTTTTATGATGCTGCCTGGTGGCCATGTTATCAACTGGTTAGGAGCAGAGACCCTACTATGAGGCTCTCCCTTATCACAGAACTTGTCACCCTGTCACAGACTCTCAGCCCTGCCACCCTGCCAAGAAACCTAATTTCTCCTTAGTGTACTTGTGATCTCATTGTTATGGTAATGACCATAGGCGAGGACAGGAATGTAGTTTAACCAGCAACACCGAGAGGGTTGTCTTTAGACTCGGCTCTTAGTTTACTACCACAAGCTGCACAACAGCTGCTGCTGCTCTAATCTACTAGTCAATCTCGTGCTCCCTTTATCCATCACTTGTGAACAGGATCCTGAGATACCAGAATTCCTCAGGTAAGGGCAGTTGTCCACCCCCTATTCTGGGCAAAGAAATTCACTCATTTCCAAGAGAGacccatgacctcagacttggaggtgctgatcctcatttctgccacttcaCGCTTGACTGTGTGCtgaaggtcacagtcagatgacgcaaagaggacaacatcatctgcgtGAAGCAACAATGCCACTTCTGGCCTCTTCAGCTGGACTCCTTCACATCCACAGATGCACACTGAtttcctgtccatgaaaaccacaaacaaggAGAGGTGATAAGACGCAGCCTTGATGGAGTCCAACAGCCACAGTAAAAGGATTTGAAATATCATCAAGTACAACTCTCACGGCACTTGTGTAACAAAACTCTGCAATGagctcaccaagcacacacatctgactatagatagatagacgtgaaaggcactatataataaacaggtATGTAgaagtggaaggcactatatgatacacaCACGCccaaccttgaagcaggtgggcttcagcagcaggagaccacaccgagGGGGCAACTCATGTCAGCTAAGAATGGGCAAATGAGGGTACAATTCACATGGCTCACCAGAATTGGAAAATAGAAATTGGAAGAATGTCATATGATCTGATGAgactcaatttctgctgtgacttTTGGATAGTAAGCTCAGAATTTGCCATCAACAACAATAAAgtagggatccatcctgccttctgTGAACGGTtcaggctgctgctggtggtgtaatggtgagggagatacagtatttgtttggcacactttgggctccTTTGTACCAACTCAGTAttgtttaaatgtcacagcctacctgagtgttgttgctgaccatgtccatccctttatgaccacagtgtccccatcttctggACTGGAGGAATGTTTACACCACCATATTGAATTATGGCAGCTCTGAAGGCAAAtgggggtccaacccggtactagaaAGGAGTGTCTAATGAAGTGACTGGTGAGTGTAGACAGACagttgtgaaaggcaccatataacagatagatagatagatagatagatagatagatagatagatagatagatagatagatagatagatagatagatagatagatagatagatagatagatagatagatagatagatagatagaagttcaaacagcaggtcaggtcacttgcagaagtTCATCAGACATCCAAGTACAGCTACTACTAATGTACAGTCCAAGGTGCTGCCCTTTTCTGGTCCACTTGACCAATGCAGATGTTCTCAAACAATCTTCTTCTCCCCTCAGGTTTATGACTCCCAGTGTCGGCTGATTTCTACActctttttcttgtcttttctcTCCATTCAGATTTCCAGCCTCTCACTTTGGACCCCAACACAGCACACAAACATCTGCACCTGTCTGAAAGGAAAAAGAAGGTGACCCAAGAGGAAAAAGAGAGCCGATATCATGATCACCCTGACAGATTTGACTACTGGCAGCAAGTCTTGTGCCGAGAGGAGCTGAGAGGGACTTGTTTCTACTGGGAGGTTGAGTGGAGTGGGAAAAATGTTGAGATTGGAGTCACATATAAGGGAATCAGCAGGAAAGGAGTGGGTGATGAGTGTGTCCTCGGATTCAATGACAAGTCCTGGAatttgagctgctcttattgctcCTGCTCTGCATGGCACAATAAGAAGGAAACTCAAATCAACGCCCCCTTTTGTCACAGAATAGGTGTGTTTCTGGACTATTCTGCTGGCTCGCTGTCCTTTTATAGCGTTTCAGActcaatgaccctcctgcacaggttcagCGCCTCCTTCACCGAGTCACTCTATCCAGCATTCCGTCTTGGATCTGAATCCTTTGTAGCCATCTGCCTTCCAAACCAGTCCAGCTTCTACCATCTGTAGGTCACTTTTTGTCTTCTGTCACACAGGCTGTCTCACAACTTTAGAGTCATCAAGAAACTTCCACGGACCGTGTCAGAGTAGTTTTGTCACTTCATTCCCGGTACTTGATTCACACTCCTGCTGGTGGCCCTGACATTTCTTCTGCTGGGTTGACTCTGGGCAGCCATGGCTAGCAGACCTCAATTCTTCAATGCGGTCTTGTGGTCATCATCAAGATAACTGAGATGACCAGAGTCGACTTTCATTTAGTAGACATCAGAGGGAAACCCCCTGACCATTAGTTGATTTCCCTTTTCTCTCAGTTTATGTTCAGTTTTCTCAATGGCCACACAGAGATGCTGTATTGCTACATTAAAAATTCAAACTCGGCATTAAGTAGAACAGTGAGGACAAAGGGGACATGGTACTTCCTGTCACTCAGCATGAGAAATTCTACTTTTGTCTGTAAATAGTAAATAGGGAATTATTTTAATCCTTTCCTGTCCTTTACAACTACTGCCACACAGCTTCAGGACACttagttcaaatcccagcctggtgTAGATCTTCCATGTTCTCCTGATGTCCATATGCTGCTTTCTCTGATTACTCCAGTCTCCCTCTTAGATCAGAGTGCAACACGCTTTTGGAAAATTGCTGCCACAAAATTAGTACTTAATGAGCATGAGCAGGAGTGTCATGAGCTGGCATCCTAACCAatgtttgttcctgcattgtgacCAGGACAGACCGATGCTCCTCACAACACCATGATTTGGATGACCACCCCACTTTTCATATCTTCTCTTCACTTTTGTTGCTGGACACAAAAAAGGTGGTGACCACCATTGTATCAGCAGCTTTGACCTCAGCAGATGGACAGATGCACTATATCCATGGCTTTCAATGTTTTTGATAACTGAAACATTTTTGGGTTTAGAatctctttgtggacctttgatGGTCTCCCTTTGGAGTTTCAAGTGGCTTGATTGATTAACGTTTGATTGAGGGGCAGGGAAGGTCCAACTTGGAACTTTGAGCAGATCGATCAGTTAACAATTAATAGAAGAGCGAATTGCTTCGAGATTTACTAAAAGAAGAGCTCAGCGGACTTCCGACATTTCATAGTCAGCTTTATGTGGACCTCCAATAGGCAATAACAGCGTTTATATACACGCCATGACAGACTGGCCTAAAGTTGCTGTGTATCCATAGACTGGCATTTGGGAAACCCTACACGAGACCACCTGACCTGACAGAGACTTCCTAATCCCATAATGACATTCAGCGTTTATTGGGAGATGTTGCAAGGACTGTGTTTTTGTGTTGCAGTCCTTCGtagttttttgtcttttaaatcatTCCATACTTGGTCTTTGTCTTGTGTTGGGTTGTGttattcatttcttattctgtattGTTCATTGTTTGTCATGATCGTTTAAGAAGATTTTTCTTTTGATTCTCCAAATCGTTACAGAGTTATGTAATTTTTTGGTCTGCTTTCACCACCGTTTCGAGTTCCTATGGCTGCTGCTGTTGTTTTGCTAGGCCAGCGTCCAGTGTTGTCAGGGGCATGGCCTCAAAGGTCATGACCCATTGGTAATCAGGTTAAAGGTCGACTGTATCCAATCCGATCTGTGTATCCATATCTTTTCCAAGTCTTTCACTAAATTCTCTCTTGTTGGTTTTTCAAGGCTGGCCTTGTGCTTCGTCTTTTGTCGTCGAGTTTGCCTCTCGTTCTGGCTCAGTTTTAGTTCCATTGATCTCTCAGCTTTGACCCTTTTTGTTTGATCACCATCTTGTGATTTCTCAATAAACATACTCCAGTTAGTGTACTGACGGTACAGTGTTTTGTTGCCCTGTTCCTTTCCCCAGGTTCCTTCAGTGAGGGTCTTCGGGTGTTGCCCCCGTTACTCGCTTGCTGCTTCTTGTAAATTCACTTTTGTTGGTCTTTTTCCCACCAGTTTTTACTTTCATCATTTCACTTTGTGATGTTTAGATTGCCTGATTTGGATTTGAACAAATATTagattgtcattttatattttggttttctttctttttctaggaTTTTTGTTGcttagtatttcttttttttaatttaaatctctTACTGTGTATTTCATGTAATATTCCTAATGTCCTTAATTATGTAACTTTGGAAATGTTGGCTCCTTTGCTATTCTATTGAATGTTCTTtactaaataaaggaaatggctatttaaatgtttttatgaaaATTTGGGTGTTGATTTCAAACTTGCAGTGAGTTCAGGAAGGTTCTGGACTCCAGCTCtttctctacatttcagtttgttgtagattttgtttttagaacattagaacattaccacactctagatgagaacaggccattcagcccaacaaagctcgccagtactatccacttatttcttccaagaaaacatcaagtcgagttttgaaagaccctaacgtttTAAATCATGAagatgtgacgatgcgggtctgttccatgctcccatcttgcgtttgggagccctgaacccgacactgtcggtaatgtcaccgagatgagctgacatatgaggacaattctcaaatgaagccaggggatatttccaaaagtgccaatgtgcttttatttcaaaacaagagtgtccaaacaaagtgcagtgcatcatagTTTCAATACATAtttcataaaaacagtgcaaagtggggataaaaacaatcaataaataaatccattaaaatttgaggttaaaatcagaagttaaaatgcagtctctcttattATGATCACAGCCCACCTCCGTCTCTCATTCTCCTCGTCTCACTCATTGCTCCCGCAGCCGGCAGAGACCCAACAGCAACGAACTCCTTTCAgccgacctccatcttggctTCCTTACGGACATCcctgccagaccgtccgaggtcgactctcctcccttcatccttcacACTCACGCATTCGCTCTCCAGATCCCTCAGGAGGACACCAGCCTTGCTCATCCCACTCCAAcagaacattcagtggggcgGACTAGCCGCTAGAGTGCTACAAACAAACGCTCCATTGCGGTGCCCCGGCTtgtgctgtctcctccttacaggtgGCCAGATCCACCTGCTAGGACTGCTCTTTCCCGTCCATTAACCTCCattatcttcctcttttcctcgatACATCTATCCAACCCCCCTTTCCTGGTGTcgacccatatatatatacataccccCCGCAATCACacgccacaggaagccaatgaagcaattgagaacaatcgcacccacacatgcaggtgcgactcgctccaactacttCATTAACTCACTGTGGTCGTGCAATTGCACCCACagagaacgacacggctatacggatttaaaacctggcccttttttttgaagCTATGGCTTCAAAAATTTTCTAtggcatgaaaatataaaaactatTCCCCACAACGCCACCATCCCTGCACATGGCTTAGccgatgaaaatgttgtgtcaacattaACCCCTAAAACTTTCTCAGAGGTCTCTTCGTTTGGGACGACTAAGTCAAAAACGCCATTttgaaaatcaaagtaaattcTGTTGTATGCTTCCCTTTTGTTGAATATTCTAGTTACTTCATCaaacaaaatctaaaagattAGTTTGGTCGGATCTTCccctcataaacccatgctgaccGCTATTTCCATTTAGGTGCCTTTctagtttatttcttattatagtttccatggCACAGTAAGACTTATTGACCTGTCATTCCTAGGGTCCATCTTGGGTCCCTTCTTGaagactggagtcacatttgcaacttttcaGTCCTCAGGTGTTTCTCCTGTCTGAAGTGACTGCTACAGTACGCCCGGTAAGCGATTATGGATGacgtctttcatttatttcaatacaGTTGGGAGGATCCCATCAGGTCCAGGCGTTTTATTAGACTTCACTGGATGGAGGCCTTGAAGCACATCTGAGTTTTCTATTTTAAAGTCGATGAACTCAGAGTTTGCTTTTACTTCTGCATGAGGCCGTCCACCTTTATAAAGACTTGGGTGAAACACCTCCCTGTTTACAATGAGAACTGGTGTTTCACTTATAATATGGTTACattccacttttcttttttagaactatttatatatgaaatatgcttgaactgaaacaaaaactttattgttttatcattattattaaatggcTATTTGTCTGTTTGTGGCTCTGTTGTCATTATTGGAATGATCCGcttcttgggtcccagtatggCACTGGTGTTCTCATTTGAGTCCTCAGATTAAAACAGTTAAGAACCCCAGCGCTGGACCAATGACAGCTCATCTTCCAAGTTGTAACAGCAGCTGTCACTGGTCAGGTGGTTTCATTTGACCAATCCCCTGTAATTTAAAGAGAGacgcaaaaaaatgaaaataagccgACTCGTCCATGAATTTGGCAAAATGAAATCTGGAAAGATGTGATTGAATAGCTTAGTTTTGATACATGACTGCCATTTATAAGAACAGTCTTCTAGTTCTGATGGTGATGTTGACGTTCTCAGTTGCGAATATGAGAATATGATTAACAACGATGGGCTAGTTTATTGGTGTgacattatttttataaagtgtgAATTATACTATATGAAGTACCGAAAATAATAAACTGCTCAGATATGATACAGTCCAACATATGCTTTCTGTCCTTAACATGCCATGCACTTCAATAAAAAGAGCAGATAAAACAATAAAGCGTCCACGTCTCCTGTGGTGCCCACTCAATAAAAAGCCAATGCAGCAGAAGTTTAAAtgactttttcattaaatgttcatccaattaaataaataaataaataacttacaaatattttattccaTATTTTAATGTTAAGTAGCCTATTCTGAAATAATGTGTTTACAGTGTCATCATCTTACACCAAATGTAAACATGTGACGTACAAAAACGTACTTCAGAGAAACTCTCTACTCAAGTACAGTAAATCAACTTCCATTTCTTAAactttatatttcttttccttaatattATATGGGGGTCCCCTCAGGCGCGACCCCCTCAATGTCAAACtgtgcttgttgttgttgttctgtttCCAGGAATGTCAAAGAAGCAGATCTGCTTTCTGTGTACATTTTGTAACAGAGGGTGTTGTTTCAGTGGCACTGCCACGTGACGCCTTCACAGAGAACGACTGCAGGTGTGGCTGGCTGTGTGCTGCCTGAGGGACTCgagttcctttcattttcgtttctGCAGAATCGACTCCTGAGTGTCAGATGACATCTTCTGCAACGATGGCAGCAGCTGCACCTTTTCTGTCCGCTGACAGGTACTCCTGCTCGGTGTGTCTGGAGGTCCTGAAGGAGCCGGCCACCATCCCGTGTGGACACAACTTCTGTCTGGAATGCATTAATAGTTACTGGGATCGGTCAGGCTTAATGGAGACTTACAGGTGCCCTCAGTGCAGAAGGAAATTTAATTCAAGGCCACAGCTCCACAAAAATATGATTCTCACAGATCTGATAGGAGAGTTAAAGGTCATCAGAGCTCCACCTCAGGGTAATGCAGGACCTGCCAATGTGTCCTGTGACTTCTGCCCAGTGCGAAAACGGAGAGCTTCAAAGACCTGCATGACCTGCAAGGCCTCCTACTGCGAGACTCACCTGCAGCCACACTTGGACTCGGCAGCCTTCAAGAGACACAAACTGCTGGAGCCAACTGGAAACCTGGAAGAGAAGCTCTGCTCAAAGCACCAGAAAGTCCTGGATATGTTCTGTAAGACCGACAAGAGCCACATCTGCTTACTGTGTGCGGCAACTGAACACAAGAGTCACGACGTCAGGATGTTACATAAGGCGacaactgagagaaaggtaagtGTGGACCGGGATAGGGACAAGTCACCAGGAGTGAAGGACAGGCTGCTGTATATATGTCCAGTCAGAGTGGCTCAGACCGTGTGTAGTGTGGTGGTTCAGGTTTTGGACTCTGCAATTCCTCAGCTGACTCTTAGtgacactgagcaagtcacttcacctgcctgtggtcTGGCTGTATAAGTACTGAGCAGGTCCAGCTGGCCTTGGATGTTTTACTGTCCAATGCTCCTTGGAATTATACCAAAGGAGGACAGCTGCTCTGTTTGGATATTTGCAGAATTCCTGCCTGTCACTGACATGACCCTTGTCTGTCTTCGTTTGTAGTTTCAGCTACAAGTAATATAATGCAATTCTGGTGACACTTTTTTGTTAAGTTAGAAGATGGTGTCCCTCATTAGATACCTGCTTACCTTGTTGTATTTGTGATTGTTCTTTAATAAGGAGATTTCTCATCAAAGCCCACC encodes:
- the LOC114661665 gene encoding tripartite motif-containing protein 16-like protein; translation: MAEALSSLSMSQYSCSLCLEVLKEPATLPCGHNYCLECINKHWDRLDIKGTCKCPQCEMEFHPRPQLYKNTTLSDLIENIKEHTVRRTPSKRKRKASMTNMASNSESHLQHPGESATSKRRKLEESTGNLKENFCTKHQRVLEMFCRTDKMFVCSECVATEHSYHDTKTLNEERAERKSQLESTTKEVKKRLQDKIKRVEKLKETSARIKISAEEEVQEHQKTFKSAIQFIERLKLIVIDMIRDQKRKKLRKDEELIKRLEKEIRELKKRDTELAELSQTDNHIHFLKKLPSLSLPPEDDSSPEVAGNGDFLPDSKRKKLTVLKERLEEIGSLGFVKTSKTGAVVSGDVLKNLRSRSNFLKYFQPLTLDPNTAHKHLHLSERKKKVTQEEKESRYHDHPDRFDYWQQVLCREELRGTCFYWEVEWSGKNVEIGVTYKGISRKGVGDECVLGFNDKSWNLSCSYCSCSAWHNKKETQINAPFCHRIGVFLDYSAGSLSFYSVSDSMTLLHRFSASFTESLYPAFRLGSESFVAICLPNQSSFYHL